From the Lepisosteus oculatus isolate fLepOcu1 chromosome 1, fLepOcu1.hap2, whole genome shotgun sequence genome, one window contains:
- the LOC107077140 gene encoding uncharacterized protein isoform X4: MKIALLVLCFLGTSLAFPIVPGAFSDSHEAKMQQYRWYGAPQQQRQIYQTSLPAHPWLQVLSQKRVAQPSLPQLKQPLLQQPPLKQFFRSQPYLHVPQHPQQQYPFGISPQQWGIPSYGNAPQMMPFFPFGFPQRQAAVQSFEEEDSPRQPRPQAPPQQTPQMFPPFGNVPQMIPQVPVQKSPNGVPTSGNVPQEQPQRPGLQGPPEHSPIPNVPQLPEQPNQNESPILDKRPQATTPKPAESHPNMKPSYGKVPPKRPQQPPQQPRTEVSPPHGTAPETQSQQPRPESRPSYGPAPESKPQQPRWEFNPYGNAPEMKPQPRPEFRPPFGSVPETRPQPPRPEFNPYGNVPETRPQPRLEFRPPFGPVPETRPQQPRPEFRPSYGSVPETRPQPPHPEFNPYGNVPQARPQLRPEFGPSYGEPQSRPQQPLPPSQDVYPSNGNIPRMRQDPPQQPSPDIVPSWPNSGLARRTPQQPQFIPNVRPSYSNAPQPRTQQPSQNVVPQYVPIPQTKPQPPMHPSPEVNPAIGNTPRQTQYPRQQQPPQLPPFAFQPQAGQQQQDFPKVVYVHLPPMAGMGPNTAAPAESEEAGAPQYGGYVPSFYGYGPFGFGNFGRRAPLSEEINEVNEKESESPGKPEAPAATEAPKAEDLPPTPGGVPTNTEGAGAAASANGTAANGAGNQPAAEGGPNTPGSSPPNPEGAPAGPGGNTPAVGPNLPGRGDSGPNAGPSSPGVAGGFPVPGTNPLYPNLDPFAGVMWPAGVRKVTPSPSAGATQGFAEPGGEDATTPAPMGKGSPALNIPFFPSEGAKRNPSGIRKPPVQVPCNKGPHGPYGNGEQPGFVDPVNPDAEGIILAAADAIHGDSRVPCVVHDSPAQAEENHYYY, encoded by the exons ATTGTTCCTGGTGCTTTTAGTGATAGTCATGAG GCAAAGATGCAGCAATACAGATGGTACGGAGCACCTCAGCAACAGAGACAA ATTTACCAAACCTCCCTGCCTGCACATCCATGGCTACAAGTTCTGTCACAGAAACGGGTCGCACAGCCCAGCCTACCGCAGCTGAAACAGCCCCTTTTGCAGCAGCCACCTCTGAAACAATTCTTCCGATCTCAGCCATATCTGCATGTGCCTCAGCATCCACAG CAACAATATCCATTTGGAATTTCACCACAGCAATGG GGAATTCCCTCATACGGAAATGCGCCTCAGATGATGCCA TTCTTCCCATTCGGATTCCCACAACGTCAAGCGGCTGTGCAGAGCTTCGAG GAAGAAGACTCGCCCCGTCAACCAAGACCACAGGCACCCCCGCAGCAGACCCCTCAG ATGTTCCCTCCATTTGGAAATGTGCCCCAGATGATACCGCAGGTCCCTGTTCAGAAGAGTCCAAAT GGAGTTCCCACTAGTGGAAATGTGCCACAGGAGCAACCACAGAGACCCGGTCTGCAAGGTCCTCCG GAACATTCTCCCATCCCCAATGTCCCTCAGCTCCCAGAACAGCCAAATCAAAAT GAGAGCCCTATCCTTGATAAAAGGCCACAAGCAACAACACCGAAGCCTGCAGAGTCACATCCCAAT ATGAAGCCATCCTACGGTAAAGTGCCACCGAAGAGGCCTCAGCAGCCCCCCCAACAACCTCGTACCGAA GTCAGTCCTCCTCACGGTACCGCACCGGAGACACAGTCCCAGCAGCCTCGCCCCGAG tccagacctTCTTACGGCCCGGCTCCTGAGTCAAAGCCTCAACAGCCTCGCTGGGAG TTCAATCCCTATGGCAACGCTCCGGAGATGAAGCCACAACCTCGCCCTGAG TTCAGACCTCCTTTTGGTTCTGTCCCAGAGACAAGGCCTCAGCCACCTCGTCCTGAG TTCAATCCTTATGGTAACGTTCCTGAGACAAGACCACAGCCTCGCCTGGAG TTCAGACCTCCTTTTGGTCCTGTCCCAGAAACAAGGCCTCAACAGCCTCGACCTGAG ttcAGACCTTCTTATGGCTCTGTCCCAGAGACAAGGCCTCAGCCGCCTCACCCTGAG TTCAATCCTTATGGTAATGTCCCTCAGGCAAGGCCTCAGCTTCGTCCAGAG TTTGGTCCTTCATATGGTGAACCACAATCAAGGCCTCAACAGCCACTACCACCAAGCCAAGAT GTTTATCCTTCAAACGGCAACATCCCTCGCATGAGACAAGACCCCccacagcagcccagcccagaT ATTGTTCCCTCTTGGCCCAACTCAGGTCTGGCGAGACGAACGCCGCAGCAGCCACAGTTCATTCCAaat GTAAGACCATCCTACAGTAACGCACCCCAGCCCAGAACTCAGCAgccaagccaaaat GTTGTCCCTCAATATGTCCCCATACCTCAGACCAAGCCCCAGCCACCTATGCACCCAAGTCCCGAG GTGAATCCAGCCATTGGAAATACACCCAGGCAGACACAGTACCCAAGACAGCAGCAACCACCACAG CTCCCTCCCTTCGCATTTCAGCCACAGGCAGGACAGCAGCAG CAGGATTTTCCGAAAGTCGTGTACGTGCATCTTCCACCAATGGCTGGG atGGGCCCTAACACAGCAGCCCCCGCAGAGTCAGAGGAGGCAGGAGCG CCTCAGTACGGTGGCTACGTACCATCCTTTTACGGCTACGGCCCCTTCGGATTCGGGAATTTCGGACGTCGCGCCCCCCTCTCTGAGGAAATAAACGAAGTCAACGAGAAGGAGTCGGAATCCCCCGGGAAGCCAGAAGCACCCGCGGCCACAGAGGCACCCAAGGCCGAAGACTTGCCCCCTACCCCCGGCGGAGTTCCCACCAACACGGAAGGGGCAGGAGCGGCGGCCAGCGCCAACGGCACCGCTGCCAACGGCGCCGGCAATCAGCCGGCCGCTGAGGGCGGCCCCAACACCCCGGGAAGCTCTCCGCCCAACCCCGAGGGCGCCCCCGCAGGACCAGGCGGCAACACCCCGGCCGTGGGCCCCAACCTCCCCGGCAGGGGCGACAGCGGGCCGAACGCCGGCCCGAGCTCCCCTGGGGTCGCCGGCGGCTTCCCCGTCCCGGGAACGAACCCCCTGTATCCCAACCTGGATCCCTTCGCCGGGGTGATGTGGCCGGCTGGCGTGCGCAAGGTCACCCCCTCTCCCAGCGCGGGCGCCACCCAGGGCTTCGCGGAACCGGGCGGGGAAGACGCCACCACCCCGGCGCCCATGGGGAAGGGCAGTCCGGCCCTCAACATCCCCTTCTTCCCTTCCGAGGGGGCGAAGAGGAACCCTTCAGGGATCAGGAAACCCCCTGTCCAGGTGCCGTGTAACAAGGGGCCCCACGGGCCCTACGGCAACGGTGAGCAGCCCGGATTTGTCGATCCCGTGAATCCGGACGCAGAGGGCATCATTCTAGCCGCAGCCGACGCCATTCACGGCGACAGCCGCGTGCCCTGTGTCGTACACGACAGCCCGGCTCAGGCCGAGGAGAATCACTACTATTACTAA
- the LOC107077140 gene encoding uncharacterized protein isoform X8 yields the protein MKIALLVLCFLGTSLAFPIVPGAFSDSHEAKMQQYRWYGAPQQQRQQQYPFGISPQQWGIPSYGNAPQMMPFFPFGFPQRQAAVQSFEEEDSPRQPRPQAPPQQTPQMFPPFGNVPQMIPQVPVQKSPNGVPTSGNVPQEQPQRPGLQGPPEHSPIPNVPQLPEQPNQNESPILDKRPQATTPKPAESHPNMKPSYGKVPPKRPQQPPQQPRTEVSPPHGTAPETQSQQPRPESRPSYGPAPESKPQQPRWEFNPYGNAPEMKPQPRPEFRPPFGSVPETRPQPPRPEFNPYGNVPETRPQPRLEFRPPFGPVPETRPQQPRPEFNPYGSIPESRPQQPRPEFRPSYGSVPETRPQPPHPEFNPYGNVPQARPQLRPEFGPSYGEPQSRPQQPLPPSQDVYPSNGNIPRMRQDPPQQPSPDIVPSWPNSGLARRTPQQPQFIPNVRPSYSNAPQPRTQQPSQNVVPQYVPIPQTKPQPPMHPSPEVNPAIGNTPRQTQYPRQQQPPQLPPFAFQPQAGQQQQDFPKVVYVHLPPMAGMGPNTAAPAESEEAGAPQYGGYVPSFYGYGPFGFGNFGRRAPLSEEINEVNEKESESPGKPEAPAATEAPKAEDLPPTPGGVPTNTEGAGAAASANGTAANGAGNQPAAEGGPNTPGSSPPNPEGAPAGPGGNTPAVGPNLPGRGDSGPNAGPSSPGVAGGFPVPGTNPLYPNLDPFAGVMWPAGVRKVTPSPSAGATQGFAEPGGEDATTPAPMGKGSPALNIPFFPSEGAKRNPSGIRKPPVQVPCNKGPHGPYGNGEQPGFVDPVNPDAEGIILAAADAIHGDSRVPCVVHDSPAQAEENHYYY from the exons ATTGTTCCTGGTGCTTTTAGTGATAGTCATGAG GCAAAGATGCAGCAATACAGATGGTACGGAGCACCTCAGCAACAGAGACAA CAACAATATCCATTTGGAATTTCACCACAGCAATGG GGAATTCCCTCATACGGAAATGCGCCTCAGATGATGCCA TTCTTCCCATTCGGATTCCCACAACGTCAAGCGGCTGTGCAGAGCTTCGAG GAAGAAGACTCGCCCCGTCAACCAAGACCACAGGCACCCCCGCAGCAGACCCCTCAG ATGTTCCCTCCATTTGGAAATGTGCCCCAGATGATACCGCAGGTCCCTGTTCAGAAGAGTCCAAAT GGAGTTCCCACTAGTGGAAATGTGCCACAGGAGCAACCACAGAGACCCGGTCTGCAAGGTCCTCCG GAACATTCTCCCATCCCCAATGTCCCTCAGCTCCCAGAACAGCCAAATCAAAAT GAGAGCCCTATCCTTGATAAAAGGCCACAAGCAACAACACCGAAGCCTGCAGAGTCACATCCCAAT ATGAAGCCATCCTACGGTAAAGTGCCACCGAAGAGGCCTCAGCAGCCCCCCCAACAACCTCGTACCGAA GTCAGTCCTCCTCACGGTACCGCACCGGAGACACAGTCCCAGCAGCCTCGCCCCGAG tccagacctTCTTACGGCCCGGCTCCTGAGTCAAAGCCTCAACAGCCTCGCTGGGAG TTCAATCCCTATGGCAACGCTCCGGAGATGAAGCCACAACCTCGCCCTGAG TTCAGACCTCCTTTTGGTTCTGTCCCAGAGACAAGGCCTCAGCCACCTCGTCCTGAG TTCAATCCTTATGGTAACGTTCCTGAGACAAGACCACAGCCTCGCCTGGAG TTCAGACCTCCTTTTGGTCCTGTCCCAGAAACAAGGCCTCAACAGCCTCGACCTGAG TTCAATCCTTATGGTAGTATCCCAGAGTCAAGACCTCAGCAGCCTCGCCCTGAG ttcAGACCTTCTTATGGCTCTGTCCCAGAGACAAGGCCTCAGCCGCCTCACCCTGAG TTCAATCCTTATGGTAATGTCCCTCAGGCAAGGCCTCAGCTTCGTCCAGAG TTTGGTCCTTCATATGGTGAACCACAATCAAGGCCTCAACAGCCACTACCACCAAGCCAAGAT GTTTATCCTTCAAACGGCAACATCCCTCGCATGAGACAAGACCCCccacagcagcccagcccagaT ATTGTTCCCTCTTGGCCCAACTCAGGTCTGGCGAGACGAACGCCGCAGCAGCCACAGTTCATTCCAaat GTAAGACCATCCTACAGTAACGCACCCCAGCCCAGAACTCAGCAgccaagccaaaat GTTGTCCCTCAATATGTCCCCATACCTCAGACCAAGCCCCAGCCACCTATGCACCCAAGTCCCGAG GTGAATCCAGCCATTGGAAATACACCCAGGCAGACACAGTACCCAAGACAGCAGCAACCACCACAG CTCCCTCCCTTCGCATTTCAGCCACAGGCAGGACAGCAGCAG CAGGATTTTCCGAAAGTCGTGTACGTGCATCTTCCACCAATGGCTGGG atGGGCCCTAACACAGCAGCCCCCGCAGAGTCAGAGGAGGCAGGAGCG CCTCAGTACGGTGGCTACGTACCATCCTTTTACGGCTACGGCCCCTTCGGATTCGGGAATTTCGGACGTCGCGCCCCCCTCTCTGAGGAAATAAACGAAGTCAACGAGAAGGAGTCGGAATCCCCCGGGAAGCCAGAAGCACCCGCGGCCACAGAGGCACCCAAGGCCGAAGACTTGCCCCCTACCCCCGGCGGAGTTCCCACCAACACGGAAGGGGCAGGAGCGGCGGCCAGCGCCAACGGCACCGCTGCCAACGGCGCCGGCAATCAGCCGGCCGCTGAGGGCGGCCCCAACACCCCGGGAAGCTCTCCGCCCAACCCCGAGGGCGCCCCCGCAGGACCAGGCGGCAACACCCCGGCCGTGGGCCCCAACCTCCCCGGCAGGGGCGACAGCGGGCCGAACGCCGGCCCGAGCTCCCCTGGGGTCGCCGGCGGCTTCCCCGTCCCGGGAACGAACCCCCTGTATCCCAACCTGGATCCCTTCGCCGGGGTGATGTGGCCGGCTGGCGTGCGCAAGGTCACCCCCTCTCCCAGCGCGGGCGCCACCCAGGGCTTCGCGGAACCGGGCGGGGAAGACGCCACCACCCCGGCGCCCATGGGGAAGGGCAGTCCGGCCCTCAACATCCCCTTCTTCCCTTCCGAGGGGGCGAAGAGGAACCCTTCAGGGATCAGGAAACCCCCTGTCCAGGTGCCGTGTAACAAGGGGCCCCACGGGCCCTACGGCAACGGTGAGCAGCCCGGATTTGTCGATCCCGTGAATCCGGACGCAGAGGGCATCATTCTAGCCGCAGCCGACGCCATTCACGGCGACAGCCGCGTGCCCTGTGTCGTACACGACAGCCCGGCTCAGGCCGAGGAGAATCACTACTATTACTAA
- the LOC107077140 gene encoding uncharacterized protein isoform X2, translating to MKIALLVLCFLGTSLAFPIVPGAFSDSHEAKMQQYRWYGAPQQQRQIYQTSLPAHPWLQVLSQKRVAQPSLPQLKQPLLQQPPLKQFFRSQPYLHVPQHPQQQYPFGISPQQWGIPSYGNAPQMMPFFPFGFPQRQAAVQSFEEEDSPRQPRPQAPPQQTPQMFPPFGNVPQMIPQVPVQKSPNGVPTSGNVPQEQPQRPGLQGPPEHSPIPNVPQLPEQPNQNESPILDKRPQATTPKPAESHPNMKPSYGKVPPKRPQQPPQQPRTEVSPPHGTAPETQSQQPRPESRPSYGPAPESKPQQPRWEFNPYGNAPEMKPQPRPEFRPPFGSVPETRPQPPRPEFNPYGNVPETRPQPRLEFRPPFGPVPETRPQQPRPEFNPYGSIPESRPQQPRPEFRPSYGSVPETRPQPPHPEFNPYGNVPQARPQLRPEFGPSYGEPQSRPQQPLPPSQDVYPSNGNIPRMRQDPPQQPSPDIVPSWPNSGLARRTPQQPQFIPNVRPSYSNAPQPRTQQPSQNVVPQYVPIPQTKPQPPMHPSPEVNPAIGNTPRQTQYPRQQQPPQLPPFAFQPQAGQQQDFPKVVYVHLPPMAGMGPNTAAPAESEEAGAPQYGGYVPSFYGYGPFGFGNFGRRAPLSEEINEVNEKESESPGKPEAPAATEAPKAEDLPPTPGGVPTNTEGAGAAASANGTAANGAGNQPAAEGGPNTPGSSPPNPEGAPAGPGGNTPAVGPNLPGRGDSGPNAGPSSPGVAGGFPVPGTNPLYPNLDPFAGVMWPAGVRKVTPSPSAGATQGFAEPGGEDATTPAPMGKGSPALNIPFFPSEGAKRNPSGIRKPPVQVPCNKGPHGPYGNGEQPGFVDPVNPDAEGIILAAADAIHGDSRVPCVVHDSPAQAEENHYYY from the exons ATTGTTCCTGGTGCTTTTAGTGATAGTCATGAG GCAAAGATGCAGCAATACAGATGGTACGGAGCACCTCAGCAACAGAGACAA ATTTACCAAACCTCCCTGCCTGCACATCCATGGCTACAAGTTCTGTCACAGAAACGGGTCGCACAGCCCAGCCTACCGCAGCTGAAACAGCCCCTTTTGCAGCAGCCACCTCTGAAACAATTCTTCCGATCTCAGCCATATCTGCATGTGCCTCAGCATCCACAG CAACAATATCCATTTGGAATTTCACCACAGCAATGG GGAATTCCCTCATACGGAAATGCGCCTCAGATGATGCCA TTCTTCCCATTCGGATTCCCACAACGTCAAGCGGCTGTGCAGAGCTTCGAG GAAGAAGACTCGCCCCGTCAACCAAGACCACAGGCACCCCCGCAGCAGACCCCTCAG ATGTTCCCTCCATTTGGAAATGTGCCCCAGATGATACCGCAGGTCCCTGTTCAGAAGAGTCCAAAT GGAGTTCCCACTAGTGGAAATGTGCCACAGGAGCAACCACAGAGACCCGGTCTGCAAGGTCCTCCG GAACATTCTCCCATCCCCAATGTCCCTCAGCTCCCAGAACAGCCAAATCAAAAT GAGAGCCCTATCCTTGATAAAAGGCCACAAGCAACAACACCGAAGCCTGCAGAGTCACATCCCAAT ATGAAGCCATCCTACGGTAAAGTGCCACCGAAGAGGCCTCAGCAGCCCCCCCAACAACCTCGTACCGAA GTCAGTCCTCCTCACGGTACCGCACCGGAGACACAGTCCCAGCAGCCTCGCCCCGAG tccagacctTCTTACGGCCCGGCTCCTGAGTCAAAGCCTCAACAGCCTCGCTGGGAG TTCAATCCCTATGGCAACGCTCCGGAGATGAAGCCACAACCTCGCCCTGAG TTCAGACCTCCTTTTGGTTCTGTCCCAGAGACAAGGCCTCAGCCACCTCGTCCTGAG TTCAATCCTTATGGTAACGTTCCTGAGACAAGACCACAGCCTCGCCTGGAG TTCAGACCTCCTTTTGGTCCTGTCCCAGAAACAAGGCCTCAACAGCCTCGACCTGAG TTCAATCCTTATGGTAGTATCCCAGAGTCAAGACCTCAGCAGCCTCGCCCTGAG ttcAGACCTTCTTATGGCTCTGTCCCAGAGACAAGGCCTCAGCCGCCTCACCCTGAG TTCAATCCTTATGGTAATGTCCCTCAGGCAAGGCCTCAGCTTCGTCCAGAG TTTGGTCCTTCATATGGTGAACCACAATCAAGGCCTCAACAGCCACTACCACCAAGCCAAGAT GTTTATCCTTCAAACGGCAACATCCCTCGCATGAGACAAGACCCCccacagcagcccagcccagaT ATTGTTCCCTCTTGGCCCAACTCAGGTCTGGCGAGACGAACGCCGCAGCAGCCACAGTTCATTCCAaat GTAAGACCATCCTACAGTAACGCACCCCAGCCCAGAACTCAGCAgccaagccaaaat GTTGTCCCTCAATATGTCCCCATACCTCAGACCAAGCCCCAGCCACCTATGCACCCAAGTCCCGAG GTGAATCCAGCCATTGGAAATACACCCAGGCAGACACAGTACCCAAGACAGCAGCAACCACCACAG CTCCCTCCCTTCGCATTTCAGCCACAGGCAGGACAGCAGCAG GATTTTCCGAAAGTCGTGTACGTGCATCTTCCACCAATGGCTGGG atGGGCCCTAACACAGCAGCCCCCGCAGAGTCAGAGGAGGCAGGAGCG CCTCAGTACGGTGGCTACGTACCATCCTTTTACGGCTACGGCCCCTTCGGATTCGGGAATTTCGGACGTCGCGCCCCCCTCTCTGAGGAAATAAACGAAGTCAACGAGAAGGAGTCGGAATCCCCCGGGAAGCCAGAAGCACCCGCGGCCACAGAGGCACCCAAGGCCGAAGACTTGCCCCCTACCCCCGGCGGAGTTCCCACCAACACGGAAGGGGCAGGAGCGGCGGCCAGCGCCAACGGCACCGCTGCCAACGGCGCCGGCAATCAGCCGGCCGCTGAGGGCGGCCCCAACACCCCGGGAAGCTCTCCGCCCAACCCCGAGGGCGCCCCCGCAGGACCAGGCGGCAACACCCCGGCCGTGGGCCCCAACCTCCCCGGCAGGGGCGACAGCGGGCCGAACGCCGGCCCGAGCTCCCCTGGGGTCGCCGGCGGCTTCCCCGTCCCGGGAACGAACCCCCTGTATCCCAACCTGGATCCCTTCGCCGGGGTGATGTGGCCGGCTGGCGTGCGCAAGGTCACCCCCTCTCCCAGCGCGGGCGCCACCCAGGGCTTCGCGGAACCGGGCGGGGAAGACGCCACCACCCCGGCGCCCATGGGGAAGGGCAGTCCGGCCCTCAACATCCCCTTCTTCCCTTCCGAGGGGGCGAAGAGGAACCCTTCAGGGATCAGGAAACCCCCTGTCCAGGTGCCGTGTAACAAGGGGCCCCACGGGCCCTACGGCAACGGTGAGCAGCCCGGATTTGTCGATCCCGTGAATCCGGACGCAGAGGGCATCATTCTAGCCGCAGCCGACGCCATTCACGGCGACAGCCGCGTGCCCTGTGTCGTACACGACAGCCCGGCTCAGGCCGAGGAGAATCACTACTATTACTAA
- the LOC107077140 gene encoding uncharacterized protein isoform X11, which translates to MKIALLVLCFLGTSLAFPAKMQQYRWYGAPQQQRQGIPSYGNAPQMMPFFPFGFPQRQAAVQSFEEEDSPRQPRPQAPPQQTPQMFPPFGNVPQMIPQVPVQKSPNGVPTSGNVPQEQPQRPGLQGPPEHSPIPNVPQLPEQPNQNESPILDKRPQATTPKPAESHPNMKPSYGKVPPKRPQQPPQQPRTEVSPPHGTAPETQSQQPRPESRPSYGPAPESKPQQPRWEFNPYGNAPEMKPQPRPEFRPPFGSVPETRPQPPRPEFNPYGNVPETRPQPRLEFRPPFGPVPETRPQQPRPEFNPYGSIPESRPQQPRPEFRPSYGSVPETRPQPPHPEFNPYGNVPQARPQLRPEFGPSYGEPQSRPQQPLPPSQDVYPSNGNIPRMRQDPPQQPSPDIVPSWPNSGLARRTPQQPQFIPNVRPSYSNAPQPRTQQPSQNVVPQYVPIPQTKPQPPMHPSPEVNPAIGNTPRQTQYPRQQQPPQLPPFAFQPQAGQQQQDFPKVVYVHLPPMAGMGPNTAAPAESEEAGAPQYGGYVPSFYGYGPFGFGNFGRRAPLSEEINEVNEKESESPGKPEAPAATEAPKAEDLPPTPGGVPTNTEGAGAAASANGTAANGAGNQPAAEGGPNTPGSSPPNPEGAPAGPGGNTPAVGPNLPGRGDSGPNAGPSSPGVAGGFPVPGTNPLYPNLDPFAGVMWPAGVRKVTPSPSAGATQGFAEPGGEDATTPAPMGKGSPALNIPFFPSEGAKRNPSGIRKPPVQVPCNKGPHGPYGNGEQPGFVDPVNPDAEGIILAAADAIHGDSRVPCVVHDSPAQAEENHYYY; encoded by the exons GCAAAGATGCAGCAATACAGATGGTACGGAGCACCTCAGCAACAGAGACAA GGAATTCCCTCATACGGAAATGCGCCTCAGATGATGCCA TTCTTCCCATTCGGATTCCCACAACGTCAAGCGGCTGTGCAGAGCTTCGAG GAAGAAGACTCGCCCCGTCAACCAAGACCACAGGCACCCCCGCAGCAGACCCCTCAG ATGTTCCCTCCATTTGGAAATGTGCCCCAGATGATACCGCAGGTCCCTGTTCAGAAGAGTCCAAAT GGAGTTCCCACTAGTGGAAATGTGCCACAGGAGCAACCACAGAGACCCGGTCTGCAAGGTCCTCCG GAACATTCTCCCATCCCCAATGTCCCTCAGCTCCCAGAACAGCCAAATCAAAAT GAGAGCCCTATCCTTGATAAAAGGCCACAAGCAACAACACCGAAGCCTGCAGAGTCACATCCCAAT ATGAAGCCATCCTACGGTAAAGTGCCACCGAAGAGGCCTCAGCAGCCCCCCCAACAACCTCGTACCGAA GTCAGTCCTCCTCACGGTACCGCACCGGAGACACAGTCCCAGCAGCCTCGCCCCGAG tccagacctTCTTACGGCCCGGCTCCTGAGTCAAAGCCTCAACAGCCTCGCTGGGAG TTCAATCCCTATGGCAACGCTCCGGAGATGAAGCCACAACCTCGCCCTGAG TTCAGACCTCCTTTTGGTTCTGTCCCAGAGACAAGGCCTCAGCCACCTCGTCCTGAG TTCAATCCTTATGGTAACGTTCCTGAGACAAGACCACAGCCTCGCCTGGAG TTCAGACCTCCTTTTGGTCCTGTCCCAGAAACAAGGCCTCAACAGCCTCGACCTGAG TTCAATCCTTATGGTAGTATCCCAGAGTCAAGACCTCAGCAGCCTCGCCCTGAG ttcAGACCTTCTTATGGCTCTGTCCCAGAGACAAGGCCTCAGCCGCCTCACCCTGAG TTCAATCCTTATGGTAATGTCCCTCAGGCAAGGCCTCAGCTTCGTCCAGAG TTTGGTCCTTCATATGGTGAACCACAATCAAGGCCTCAACAGCCACTACCACCAAGCCAAGAT GTTTATCCTTCAAACGGCAACATCCCTCGCATGAGACAAGACCCCccacagcagcccagcccagaT ATTGTTCCCTCTTGGCCCAACTCAGGTCTGGCGAGACGAACGCCGCAGCAGCCACAGTTCATTCCAaat GTAAGACCATCCTACAGTAACGCACCCCAGCCCAGAACTCAGCAgccaagccaaaat GTTGTCCCTCAATATGTCCCCATACCTCAGACCAAGCCCCAGCCACCTATGCACCCAAGTCCCGAG GTGAATCCAGCCATTGGAAATACACCCAGGCAGACACAGTACCCAAGACAGCAGCAACCACCACAG CTCCCTCCCTTCGCATTTCAGCCACAGGCAGGACAGCAGCAG CAGGATTTTCCGAAAGTCGTGTACGTGCATCTTCCACCAATGGCTGGG atGGGCCCTAACACAGCAGCCCCCGCAGAGTCAGAGGAGGCAGGAGCG CCTCAGTACGGTGGCTACGTACCATCCTTTTACGGCTACGGCCCCTTCGGATTCGGGAATTTCGGACGTCGCGCCCCCCTCTCTGAGGAAATAAACGAAGTCAACGAGAAGGAGTCGGAATCCCCCGGGAAGCCAGAAGCACCCGCGGCCACAGAGGCACCCAAGGCCGAAGACTTGCCCCCTACCCCCGGCGGAGTTCCCACCAACACGGAAGGGGCAGGAGCGGCGGCCAGCGCCAACGGCACCGCTGCCAACGGCGCCGGCAATCAGCCGGCCGCTGAGGGCGGCCCCAACACCCCGGGAAGCTCTCCGCCCAACCCCGAGGGCGCCCCCGCAGGACCAGGCGGCAACACCCCGGCCGTGGGCCCCAACCTCCCCGGCAGGGGCGACAGCGGGCCGAACGCCGGCCCGAGCTCCCCTGGGGTCGCCGGCGGCTTCCCCGTCCCGGGAACGAACCCCCTGTATCCCAACCTGGATCCCTTCGCCGGGGTGATGTGGCCGGCTGGCGTGCGCAAGGTCACCCCCTCTCCCAGCGCGGGCGCCACCCAGGGCTTCGCGGAACCGGGCGGGGAAGACGCCACCACCCCGGCGCCCATGGGGAAGGGCAGTCCGGCCCTCAACATCCCCTTCTTCCCTTCCGAGGGGGCGAAGAGGAACCCTTCAGGGATCAGGAAACCCCCTGTCCAGGTGCCGTGTAACAAGGGGCCCCACGGGCCCTACGGCAACGGTGAGCAGCCCGGATTTGTCGATCCCGTGAATCCGGACGCAGAGGGCATCATTCTAGCCGCAGCCGACGCCATTCACGGCGACAGCCGCGTGCCCTGTGTCGTACACGACAGCCCGGCTCAGGCCGAGGAGAATCACTACTATTACTAA